A single window of Acidobacteriota bacterium DNA harbors:
- a CDS encoding isocitrate dehydrogenase (NAD(+)) gives MPHKVTLIPGDGIGSEITGAVVRIIEAAGVDIEWESYIAGAEALSRFGDPLPEDVLESIKRNKVALKGPLTTPVGTGFASVNVRLRKTLDLYANLRPVRNLPGLVTPFGDLDLVVVRENTEDLYSGLEHVVVPGVVESLKIITEKASTRIAHFAFNYARTEGRKKVTAIHKANIMKLSDGLFLECFRKVATEYPDIEADDKIVDNTCMQLVMKPQQFDVLLLENLYGDIISDLAAGLVGGLGVVPGANIGELGAVFEAVHGSAPDIAGKNLANPTAMLQTAVMMLRHLGERAAADLISKAIIYTLAEKKVRTRDLGGTAHTTEYTEAIVHSMEELSA, from the coding sequence ATGCCACATAAAGTCACACTTATACCGGGAGACGGTATTGGCTCAGAAATTACCGGAGCCGTCGTTCGCATTATTGAAGCCGCTGGCGTTGACATCGAATGGGAAAGCTATATTGCAGGAGCGGAAGCGCTTTCGCGATTTGGCGATCCGTTGCCCGAAGACGTGCTGGAATCAATCAAACGCAACAAAGTTGCATTGAAGGGGCCGCTAACGACCCCGGTGGGAACTGGTTTTGCCAGCGTCAATGTTCGGCTCAGAAAAACGTTGGACTTGTACGCCAATCTACGCCCCGTCAGAAATCTGCCAGGATTGGTCACTCCATTCGGCGATCTTGATCTGGTTGTCGTACGCGAAAACACGGAGGATCTTTATTCGGGCCTTGAGCACGTTGTCGTGCCAGGCGTTGTCGAAAGCCTGAAGATTATTACGGAAAAAGCTTCGACGCGGATCGCCCACTTCGCTTTCAACTATGCCCGCACCGAAGGACGCAAAAAAGTCACGGCCATTCACAAAGCCAACATTATGAAACTTTCCGACGGATTGTTTTTGGAATGTTTTCGTAAGGTTGCGACTGAATATCCCGACATCGAAGCCGACGATAAGATTGTGGATAACACCTGCATGCAACTTGTCATGAAGCCTCAGCAATTCGACGTCCTGCTGTTGGAAAATTTATATGGTGATATCATTTCGGATTTGGCTGCGGGGCTGGTTGGCGGTTTGGGAGTCGTGCCGGGAGCCAATATCGGCGAACTTGGTGCGGTATTTGAAGCCGTGCATGGCAGCGCGCCGGATATCGCCGGAAAGAATCTGGCAAATCCAACAGCGATGTTGCAAACGGCTGTAATGATGCTTCGCCACCTGGGCGAGCGTGCCGCTGCCGATTTGATTTCAAAGGCGATTATTTACACACTGGCTGAAAAGAAGGTGCGGACGCGTGATCTTGGCGGTACAGCGCACACTACGGAATACACAGAAGCCATTGTACATTCGATGGAAGAGCTGTCGGCTTAA
- a CDS encoding Flp family type IVb pilin — translation MTNLKNFLKDDSGQDVVEYSLLVVLIGTVVLIYLTGLGLNLTTLLQNIGAKLELVSKTTD, via the coding sequence ATGACGAATTTGAAAAACTTCCTCAAAGACGACAGTGGCCAGGATGTGGTCGAGTATTCTTTATTAGTTGTCCTCATTGGAACAGTCGTTCTGATTTACCTGACGGGCTTGGGATTGAACCTAACTACACTTTTGCAGAATATTGGCGCAAAGCTTGAATTGGTTTCAAAGACAACTGACTAA
- the folD gene encoding bifunctional methylenetetrahydrofolate dehydrogenase/methenyltetrahydrofolate cyclohydrolase FolD: protein MSAQVLNGAEVAENIKQRVAARVVELGNQGIKPGLAAVIVGNNPASQVYVGNKVKTCQTLGLHSEKHELSEETTTKELVELVERLNRDDTIDGILVQMPLPSQVDSRRILEAIDPAKDVDGFHPVNVGRLVQGQAGLVACTPAGVIELLDYYKIPIAGAHAVVVGRSDIVGKPMSLLLLHRHATVTICHSKTKDLPAITRQADILVAAIGRTAMITGDHIREGAVVVDVGMNDATTEAEINRIFAEPERAKRLEVLSKRGRTLVGDVEPRTVAEKAAWLTPVPGGVGLLTIAMLMQNTLRAAEMRRGLR, encoded by the coding sequence ATGAGCGCTCAAGTATTGAACGGCGCAGAGGTCGCCGAAAACATCAAACAACGTGTGGCTGCTCGTGTTGTAGAACTGGGAAACCAGGGGATCAAACCTGGCTTAGCCGCTGTGATTGTCGGCAACAATCCCGCTTCACAGGTGTATGTCGGGAACAAGGTCAAAACCTGCCAAACTCTCGGCCTTCACTCTGAAAAACACGAATTATCAGAGGAAACAACAACCAAGGAATTAGTGGAACTGGTCGAGCGACTTAACCGAGATGACACGATTGATGGAATTTTGGTTCAAATGCCGTTGCCTTCTCAGGTAGATTCGCGGCGAATTTTGGAAGCAATTGATCCAGCCAAAGACGTTGATGGTTTTCATCCGGTCAATGTTGGACGATTGGTTCAAGGACAAGCTGGCTTGGTCGCCTGCACTCCAGCAGGCGTGATTGAGTTGCTGGATTACTACAAAATTCCGATTGCTGGCGCACACGCAGTCGTCGTTGGGCGAAGCGACATTGTCGGCAAGCCCATGTCGCTGCTGTTGTTGCATCGCCATGCGACTGTAACCATTTGCCATTCCAAAACCAAAGACTTGCCTGCTATCACACGCCAAGCGGACATTTTGGTCGCGGCGATAGGACGCACTGCCATGATTACTGGCGACCACATCCGCGAAGGCGCAGTGGTTGTGGATGTCGGCATGAACGACGCCACCACAGAAGCGGAAATCAACCGTATTTTCGCCGAACCGGAACGAGCAAAACGCTTGGAAGTTCTGTCCAAACGTGGCCGCACATTGGTTGGCGATGTGGAACCGCGAACCGTTGCGGAAAAAGCCGCCTGGTTGACGCCTGTTCCGGGCGGAGTCGGGTTGCTGACCATTGCCATGCTGATGCAGAACACATTGCGCGCGGCTGAAATGCGACGTGGCCTGAGGTGA
- a CDS encoding dephospho-CoA kinase, producing the protein MLKVGLTGGIATGKSFVLSVLAELGCDVLDSDRTAREVVEPGQPAFVEIVAYFGSDVIAEDGKLDRAKLGAIVFTDPVKRDKLNSIVHPRIYEAQARWMAEAERRNPQSITIIDAALLIETGSYRRFDKLAVVYCEPEIQLERLMARSNMTREEAMARISSQMPSAEKLKFADFAINTSLGFEDTRRQTELLYEQLRKLQSA; encoded by the coding sequence ATGTTGAAAGTGGGACTGACAGGCGGAATTGCAACTGGAAAATCCTTTGTGTTAAGTGTTCTTGCGGAACTGGGATGTGATGTTTTGGATTCGGACCGCACTGCCCGCGAAGTCGTCGAACCTGGTCAACCTGCTTTTGTGGAAATCGTTGCATATTTTGGCTCTGACGTGATTGCCGAAGATGGCAAACTGGATCGCGCCAAGCTGGGTGCAATTGTTTTCACTGATCCTGTTAAACGTGACAAGCTTAATTCCATCGTCCATCCCAGGATTTACGAGGCACAGGCTCGCTGGATGGCCGAAGCTGAACGGCGCAACCCACAAAGCATCACAATTATTGACGCAGCTCTGTTGATTGAAACCGGCTCGTATCGCAGGTTTGACAAACTTGCGGTTGTTTATTGCGAACCGGAAATTCAGCTTGAACGATTGATGGCGCGCAGTAATATGACGCGCGAAGAGGCGATGGCGCGAATTTCATCGCAAATGCCTTCCGCCGAAAAATTGAAGTTTGCCGATTTTGCCATCAACACCTCGCTGGGATTTGAGGACACGCGACGACAAACCGAATTGCTGTACGAACAACTCCGCAAACTCCAATCCGCATGA
- a CDS encoding alkaline phosphatase D family protein, producing the protein MNHFMNRRTFLKRAAACSSVLAGTPAILVSAQSRPQIPFGVQTGDIAPGRAIIWSRSDRSARMVVEYATTESFQNARRIIGPAAIEASDFTARVDLSGLPPGQKIFYRVSFQNLENTKITSEPVTGSFNTSPNSRRDVSFVFGGDVCGQGWGINPDFGGMKIYEAMRKTQPDFFIHSGDTIYADGVIQAEVKLDDGSIWKNLTTPEKSKVAETLDEFRGNHRYNLLDANLRVFNAEVPTLAQWDDHEVRNNWYPGQRLDDDNRYSVKSIDLLSARAKRAFLDYLPLRFNTDDPEQVYRGFNYGPLLDVVMLDERSYRGPNTPNRQTTINDESVFLGSAQVNWIKRRLLTSKATWKVIASDMPIGIIVGDTGGKFEAFANGNGPALGRELELADLLLFIKRNRIKNVIWVTADVHYCAAHYYNPAKAQFTDFNPFWEFVAGPLNAGTFGPGQMDDTFGPEVKFTGIPKGMKANRSPKDGFQFFGAANIDGKSAVMTVSLHDITGKSLYRIDLTPER; encoded by the coding sequence ATGAATCATTTTATGAACCGACGAACCTTTCTTAAGCGTGCGGCGGCTTGTAGCAGTGTGTTGGCTGGGACTCCCGCAATCCTTGTTTCCGCCCAAAGCCGCCCGCAAATTCCCTTCGGAGTTCAAACCGGCGACATTGCGCCGGGACGCGCCATTATTTGGAGCCGCAGTGATCGCTCAGCTCGAATGGTTGTCGAGTACGCAACCACCGAATCGTTTCAAAATGCGCGACGCATCATTGGTCCGGCGGCAATTGAAGCTTCGGATTTCACTGCGCGTGTTGATTTGAGCGGCTTGCCCCCAGGGCAAAAGATTTTCTACCGCGTCAGTTTTCAAAACCTGGAGAACACCAAAATCACCAGCGAACCCGTCACAGGCAGCTTCAATACTTCTCCCAATTCTCGCCGCGATGTCAGCTTCGTTTTTGGCGGTGATGTATGCGGCCAAGGCTGGGGCATCAACCCGGATTTCGGCGGCATGAAAATTTATGAGGCGATGCGAAAAACTCAGCCCGATTTTTTCATTCATTCCGGCGACACAATTTATGCCGACGGTGTGATTCAGGCGGAAGTCAAACTCGACGACGGTTCGATCTGGAAAAATCTGACAACGCCGGAAAAATCCAAAGTCGCAGAAACGCTGGACGAATTTCGCGGCAATCACCGCTACAATCTGCTGGACGCAAACCTCCGCGTGTTCAACGCCGAAGTCCCGACGCTGGCGCAGTGGGACGATCACGAAGTTCGTAACAATTGGTATCCAGGACAGCGACTGGATGACGACAACCGGTATAGTGTGAAAAGTATTGATCTACTGTCAGCCCGTGCCAAACGAGCGTTTTTGGATTATCTGCCTCTGCGTTTCAATACCGACGATCCTGAACAGGTATATCGCGGATTCAATTACGGCCCGCTGCTGGATGTAGTGATGTTGGACGAACGCAGTTATCGCGGGCCGAACACGCCAAACCGTCAGACCACAATCAACGACGAATCCGTATTTCTGGGCAGCGCCCAAGTCAATTGGATCAAACGGCGTTTGCTCACGTCCAAGGCAACCTGGAAGGTTATCGCCAGCGACATGCCCATCGGCATTATCGTCGGAGACACGGGCGGAAAATTTGAAGCCTTTGCCAATGGAAATGGCCCGGCGCTTGGTCGAGAACTGGAATTGGCCGACTTGCTCCTCTTCATCAAACGCAACCGAATCAAAAATGTCATTTGGGTGACGGCAGACGTTCATTACTGCGCCGCGCATTATTACAATCCGGCGAAAGCGCAATTCACTGATTTCAATCCATTTTGGGAATTTGTCGCCGGGCCGCTGAATGCTGGCACATTCGGGCCGGGCCAGATGGATGACACCTTTGGCCCCGAAGTCAAATTCACCGGCATTCCCAAAGGTATGAAAGCGAATCGTTCGCCGAAAGACGGGTTTCAGTTTTTCGGCGCAGCCAACATTGACGGCAAATCCGCCGTGATGACCGTCAGTTTGCACGACATCACGGGAAAATCCTTGTACCGCATTGACCTGACTCCAGAGAGATAA